One genomic region from Doryrhamphus excisus isolate RoL2022-K1 chromosome 14, RoL_Dexc_1.0, whole genome shotgun sequence encodes:
- the stx12 gene encoding syntaxin-12 isoform X2, whose amino-acid sequence MSYGQGESYRPVPRDFSSLIQTCSSNIQKITQNTAQIKSMVNQLGTIQDTSELQDRLQQIQHYTNQLAKETNKHLKELGSIPLPTFPSEQRQQKIQRERLMNDFSAALNNFQAVQRRAAEKEKESVARARAGSRLSADDGVRDERLVSFDNQDDWGQMAVQTEEVGITEEDLELIKERETNIRQLESDIMDVNQIFKDLAVMIHDQGEMIDSIEANVENAEVHVERGAEQLQRAAYYQQKSRKKMCILALVCSIALVILGVIIWQVSK is encoded by the exons ATGTCGTACGGCCAAGGAGAGAGTTATCGTCCGGTCCCTCGGGACTTCAGCAGCCTGATCCAGACATGTAGTTCCAACATTCAGAAGATCACACAAAACA CTGCTCAGATTAAGAGCATGGTGAACCAGTTGGGGACCATACAGGACACCAGCGAGCTTCAGGATCGACT GCAGCAAATACAACACTACACCAACCAACTCGCAAAAGAAACCAACAAGCACCTGAAGGAGTTGGGTTCAATTCCTTTGCCAACATTCCCCTCGGAGCAA AGGCAGCAGAAGATCCAGAGGGAACGGTTGATGAACGATTTCTCTGCTGCGCTCAACAACTTCCAAGCCGTCCAGCGGCGTGCGgcggagaaggagaaggagtcGGTAGCCAGAGCAAGAGCTGGATCTCGTCTATCG GCTGACGATGGCGTGCGAGATGAAAGGCTGGTTTCTTTTGACAA CCAGGACGACTGGGGTCAGATGGCCGTTCAGACGGAGGAGGTGGGCATCACAGAGGAGGACTTGGAGCTCATCAAGGAGAGAGAAACCAACATCAGACAACTGGAG TCTGACATCATGGATGTCAATCAGATCTTCAAGGACCTTGCCGTCATGATCCACGACCAGGGAGAGATGATTG ATAGCATCGAGGCAAACGTGGAGAATGCCGAAGTTCATGTGGAACGAGGAGCTGAGCAGCTTCAGAGAGCTGCTTACTACCAA CAAAAATCCAGAAAGAAGATGTGCATCCTGGCTTTGGTTTGCTCCATTGCGCTGGTCATACTTGGCGTCATCATCTGGCAAGTGTCCAAGTGA
- the stx12 gene encoding syntaxin-12 isoform X1: MSYGQGESYRPVPRDFSSLIQTCSSNIQKITQNTAQIKSMVNQLGTIQDTSELQDRLQQIQHYTNQLAKETNKHLKELGSIPLPTFPSEQRQQKIQRERLMNDFSAALNNFQAVQRRAAEKEKESVARARAGSRLSADDGVRDERLVSFDNQDDWGQMAVQTEEVGITEEDLELIKERETNIRQLESDIMDVNQIFKDLAVMIHDQGEMIDSIEANVENAEVHVERGAEQLQRAAYYQVSSSFVKHSYQYINTPLSIVHIVHVVQCLIATRMAWIKPVRR; the protein is encoded by the exons ATGTCGTACGGCCAAGGAGAGAGTTATCGTCCGGTCCCTCGGGACTTCAGCAGCCTGATCCAGACATGTAGTTCCAACATTCAGAAGATCACACAAAACA CTGCTCAGATTAAGAGCATGGTGAACCAGTTGGGGACCATACAGGACACCAGCGAGCTTCAGGATCGACT GCAGCAAATACAACACTACACCAACCAACTCGCAAAAGAAACCAACAAGCACCTGAAGGAGTTGGGTTCAATTCCTTTGCCAACATTCCCCTCGGAGCAA AGGCAGCAGAAGATCCAGAGGGAACGGTTGATGAACGATTTCTCTGCTGCGCTCAACAACTTCCAAGCCGTCCAGCGGCGTGCGgcggagaaggagaaggagtcGGTAGCCAGAGCAAGAGCTGGATCTCGTCTATCG GCTGACGATGGCGTGCGAGATGAAAGGCTGGTTTCTTTTGACAA CCAGGACGACTGGGGTCAGATGGCCGTTCAGACGGAGGAGGTGGGCATCACAGAGGAGGACTTGGAGCTCATCAAGGAGAGAGAAACCAACATCAGACAACTGGAG TCTGACATCATGGATGTCAATCAGATCTTCAAGGACCTTGCCGTCATGATCCACGACCAGGGAGAGATGATTG ATAGCATCGAGGCAAACGTGGAGAATGCCGAAGTTCATGTGGAACGAGGAGCTGAGCAGCTTCAGAGAGCTGCTTACTACCAAGTGAGTTCCTCTTTTGTAAAGCACTCTTATCAATATATAAACACGCCACTCAGTATAGTACATATAGTTCATGTAGTACAATGCTTGATAGCAACGAGGATGGCCTGGATAAAACCGGTACGCAGATGA
- the LOC131101542 gene encoding transmembrane protein 106B-like codes for MGKSFSHFLKQTGYTVGQDGLTTHMEDTPTEDGKDGDVSQFPYVEFTGRDSVTCPTCQGTGRIPRGQENQLVALIPYSDQRLRPRRTKLYVTASVAVCLLLSSLAVFFLFPRSIDVTYVGVKSVYVSYDQDKHSVYLNITNTLNITNNNYYSVAVANITAQVEFVNTVIGKSRISNITAIGPLDMKQIDYMVPTVIADEMSYMYDYCTLLRIKVHNIVLMMQVTVTTTYFSHAEQVSQEMYQYVDCGGNTTSNGGMTKPFSIPHPE; via the exons ATGGGGAAGTCATTCTCCCATTTTCTCAAACAGACCGGCTACACTGTGGGTCAGGATGGTCTTACCACACACATGGAGGACACGCCCACTGAAGATGGGAAAGACGGGGACGTTTCCCAGTTTCCGTATGTGGAGTTCACGGGAAGGGACAGTGTGACGTGTCCTACATGTCAGGGCACCGGAAGAATCCCCAGAG GACAGGAAAATCAACTTGTGGCATTGATTCCGTACAGCGACCAAAGGCTTCGCCCCAGGAGAAC GAAGTTGTACGTAACGGCGTCGGTTGCGGTCTGCCTGCTGTTGTCCAGCTTGGccgtcttcttcctcttccctcGATCCATCGACGTGACCTACGTCGGGGTGAAGTCTGTTTACGTCAGCTACGACCAAGACAAGCACAGCGTCTACCTGAACATCACG aACACGCTCAACATCAccaacaacaactactactcAGTGGCGGTGGCCAACATCACGGCTCAGGTGGAGTTCGTCAATACCGTGATTGGAAAATCCCGTATCAGTAACATCACCGCCATCggacctctggacatgaaacaG ATTGACTATATGGTCCCTACTGTCATAGCGGATGAGATGAGCTATATGTA TGACTACTGCACTCTACTAAGGATCAAAGTACACAACATCGTCTTGATGATGCA AGTGACGGTCACCACCACGTACTTCAGCCATGCCGAGCAAGTCTCGCAGGAGATGTACCAGTATGTCGACTGTGGTGGGAACACCACTTCCAACGGTGGGATGACCAAACCATTCAGCATTCCTCATCCGGAATAA